The nucleotide sequence GCCGCGGGTAGCGGCCGTCCTGGGCGGTGGCCGCATCCGTGCGGCGTTCCTCGGTGAGCATCCCATTAGCATGCACGATTCGTGCAGCGCTGTAAAGTCGGAAATCCGCTGCCTCAGGGGAGAGCCGGCGCGCTCTCGCGGGTGACCAGCGAGAAGGGCGCGAGCTCATGCCGGCCCATGCCGTCGAATCCGCCGACGCGCTCCAGGAGCATCTCCACCGCGCGCGACGCGAGCCCGCGCATGTCCGGCGCGACCGAGGTGATCGACGGGTAGGTGACCGCCGTCATCGGCGTGTTGTCCCATCCCGTCACCGCGACGTCGTCTGGCACGTGGATGCCGCGCTCCTGCAGGGCGCGCAGGGCGCCGATGGCGGCGAGGTCGTCGCGGCAGACCAGGCCGTCGAACCGCAGTCCGGCGTCGAGGGCGGCGCCGACCGCGCGCACCGCGTTGCCCGCCGACACGGCGATGCTCGAGATCAGCAGCTCCGGCTCGGGGGTGATGCCCGCGTCCTCGAGCGCCTGCTGGTATCCGGCGATGCGGAGCTTCGACGTCCGCGTCGGGCGCGCGCTCTCGTGGCCGGCGAACGCGATCCGCTTCCGGCCGAGCGACAGCAGGTGCTCCGTCGCCGTCCTGGCGGCCTCCACGTTGTCGATCATGATGCGGTCGACGGTCAGCGGGGCGGCGTTCTCGCCCAGGACGACCAGGGGGATGTCGGTGCGCGACTGCGCCAGCTCGGCGGAGTTCATGACGCTCGGCTGGAAGATCATTCCGTCGACCAGGCCGGACTCGCCCGCGGAGACGACCGCACGCTCACCCTCGATCGTCCCCTCGGTCTGCTCCAGCAGCACGCGGTAGCCGCGACGTTCCGCCTCGTCGGCGACCACACGCGCGAGCTCGGCGAAGTAGGGCAGCGTCACGTCGGCGAACGCCAGGGCCAGAAGCCCGGTCCGGCCCGTCGCGAGGCGGCGTCCCATGATGTTGGGGCGGTAGCCGAGCTCGTCGATCGCGCGCTGCACACGCTCCCGCATCGCCGGGCTGACGTGCGCGTAGTTGCGGACCACGTTCGAGACGGTCTTCATGGACACGCCCGCGTGCTCCGCCACATCCTGAAGCCTGACGGCCATGGCGCCTCCTTCCGCGTCATCGATCGGGTGCCTGCGGGGTCACTCTACAGGGAGCCAACCAATGCAGACATTGTGAGGTTGACACGCTCTGTTCAGCGCTGTAAATTCGCCAAGCATGCCGAGTGTATCCGGCTCCAGCACCACCGATCACGCCGCCGGCCCGATGGAAGGGCTGCGTGAAAGGCTCACTCAAGGGAGAGATCACATGAAGAAGCGATTCGCCGCACGTGCGATCGCAGTGGCGGTCACCGCGGGCCTCGGGCTCGCGCTGACGGCCTGCGGAAGCAGCAGCTCCGGGGGTGGCGGAGACGTCTCCTCCGCCGACTACACCGGACCGAAGGTCACCATCAGCTTCTGGAACGGCTGGACCGGCGGCGCCGCTCCCGTGCTCGTGCCGAAGCTGATCGACAAGTTCAACTCCGAGCACAAGAACATCGTCGTCAAGGATGTTCCGATGGAGTGGGCGGACATCGCCCGCAAGATGCCCCTGGCCGTGAAGGCGGGCAAGGGGCCGGACGTCGCGGTCGGCCACGGCGACGACATCGCCACCTACGCGGCCCAGGGTCTCGTGCTCAAGGCGGACAGCATCGTGAAGTCCCTCGGCTACAAGGCCGACGACTTCCCGGAGGGGCT is from Leifsonia sp. 466MF and encodes:
- a CDS encoding LacI family DNA-binding transcriptional regulator — translated: MAVRLQDVAEHAGVSMKTVSNVVRNYAHVSPAMRERVQRAIDELGYRPNIMGRRLATGRTGLLALAFADVTLPYFAELARVVADEAERRGYRVLLEQTEGTIEGERAVVSAGESGLVDGMIFQPSVMNSAELAQSRTDIPLVVLGENAAPLTVDRIMIDNVEAARTATEHLLSLGRKRIAFAGHESARPTRTSKLRIAGYQQALEDAGITPEPELLISSIAVSAGNAVRAVGAALDAGLRFDGLVCRDDLAAIGALRALQERGIHVPDDVAVTGWDNTPMTAVTYPSITSVAPDMRGLASRAVEMLLERVGGFDGMGRHELAPFSLVTRESAPALP